The following proteins are encoded in a genomic region of Tenacibaculum sp. 190524A05c:
- a CDS encoding cation transporter: MKKNLVAILLLLSFLFISCNRIKPEERVLNTSENDAVLVVSIPKAQCANCQKVVEGGLQDFNGVKQSILNLHTKEISVVYNPTLISSDNLEKKVNELAANIPCK, from the coding sequence ATGAAGAAAAACCTTGTAGCAATATTACTTTTACTCTCCTTTCTTTTTATTTCATGTAATAGAATTAAACCAGAAGAAAGAGTTTTAAATACTAGTGAGAATGATGCCGTATTAGTTGTGAGTATTCCAAAAGCACAATGCGCCAATTGTCAAAAAGTTGTTGAAGGAGGTCTTCAGGATTTTAATGGAGTTAAACAATCCATACTTAATCTTCATACCAAAGAAATATCGGTAGTTTATAATCCGACTTTAATTTCTTCGGATAATCTAGAAAAAAAAGTAAATGAACTTGCCGCTAATATTCCATGTAAATAA
- a CDS encoding DUF6702 family protein, which produces MRQKLSIAFLFLVVLSLTSFTHPLKATSSLIAFNADSKTIKVECKVFVDDFLSSLGRDMNVNRLTKKDKSVIEKYFDNNYIIKVNGKKNPLKFDSSEYSESFNLLTITFQESNLNLKKGDKLLVTNTLLFDEFGFLQSNRMELRFPPFFKEAYFESTKVKDSFIHTF; this is translated from the coding sequence ATGAGACAGAAGTTATCCATAGCATTCTTATTTTTAGTTGTACTTTCTTTAACCTCATTTACACATCCACTAAAAGCAACTTCGTCACTTATCGCCTTTAATGCAGACAGTAAAACTATTAAAGTTGAATGTAAGGTATTTGTTGATGATTTCCTTTCGAGTTTAGGAAGAGACATGAATGTAAACAGATTAACGAAAAAGGACAAATCTGTTATTGAAAAATATTTTGATAATAATTATATCATCAAAGTTAATGGAAAGAAGAATCCATTGAAGTTCGATTCATCTGAATACAGTGAGTCTTTTAATTTATTAACGATAACATTTCAAGAGAGTAATTTGAATTTAAAAAAGGGAGACAAACTGCTTGTTACAAACACATTATTATTTGATGAGTTTGGTTTTTTGCAGTCGAATCGCATGGAATTGAGGTTCCCTCCTTTTTTCAAAGAGGCATATTTCGAAAGCACAAAAGTTAAAGACTCTTTTATTCACACCTTTTAA
- a CDS encoding HupE/UreJ family protein produces the protein MNNFSTFFNSGWHHIVDINAYDHLLFVMTLCAAFKLKEWKQILIIITAFTIGHSVTLIVSSLGFIPDNPKVIDLLIPFTIMITAISNIKNYGKEGVFSNRNVKYIIALVFGLIHGLAFASNFKVMMFSDNIIKPLFAFNLGIEVGQLFIVALFMLALYIYSKFLKGEHLKWNVFVSGAGFGIAATIFIGALQQ, from the coding sequence ATGAACAATTTTAGTACTTTTTTTAATAGCGGATGGCATCATATTGTAGACATAAATGCTTATGATCATTTATTATTTGTCATGACATTATGTGCCGCTTTCAAATTAAAAGAATGGAAACAAATATTAATTATTATAACAGCATTCACTATCGGACATAGTGTAACTTTAATCGTGAGTTCCCTAGGCTTTATTCCGGATAATCCAAAAGTTATTGATTTATTAATACCTTTTACCATTATGATTACTGCCATTAGTAACATAAAAAACTATGGTAAAGAAGGTGTATTTTCAAATAGAAACGTAAAATATATTATTGCTTTAGTATTTGGATTAATTCATGGATTAGCCTTTGCGTCTAACTTTAAAGTAATGATGTTTAGCGATAATATTATAAAACCTTTATTCGCCTTTAATTTAGGTATTGAAGTAGGACAATTATTCATTGTAGCATTATTCATGCTGGCTTTATATATATATTCTAAATTCTTGAAAGGAGAACATTTAAAATGGAATGTCTTTGTTTCTGGTGCGGGATTTGGAATTGCAGCAACTATTTTTATAGGAGCGCTTCAACAATAA
- a CDS encoding GTP-binding protein, with amino-acid sequence MKKLPVTVLSGFLGAGKTTLLNHILHNKQGLKVAVIVNDMSEVNIDAQFIESENTLSRTEEKLVEMSNGCICCTLREDLMVEVERLAAQNKFDYLIIESTGISEPIPVAQTFSFESEDGNIDLSRFSYVDTMVTVVDAFNFLKDFSSSDYLVTRELTNIEGDDRTIVNLLTDQIEFANVILLNKTDLVSKENLEELKAIIQKLNPEAKIIMTDHSNVDLNEVINTNLFDYEKAEASAGWIKELENEHTPETEEYGIGSFVFRSTKPFHPERFLQYLNQKFPQNIIRSKGLFWLASRKNQALIWSSAGGSCKADNAGVWWASMPFAERINYAAFMENREQIEGNWDTEFGDRKIELVFIGQGIQKEEMIDDLNDCLLTDEEVELWKTQLFPQEDQWPIQYA; translated from the coding sequence ATGAAAAAATTACCTGTTACCGTATTAAGTGGTTTCCTTGGCGCAGGAAAAACAACTTTACTAAATCATATTTTACACAATAAACAAGGTTTAAAAGTAGCCGTAATTGTGAATGACATGAGTGAAGTAAACATTGATGCTCAATTTATAGAAAGCGAAAATACACTTTCAAGAACTGAAGAAAAATTAGTTGAAATGTCTAATGGCTGTATCTGTTGTACACTACGCGAAGATTTAATGGTAGAAGTAGAACGATTAGCTGCTCAAAATAAATTTGACTATTTAATTATAGAAAGTACTGGAATTAGTGAACCAATTCCTGTGGCACAAACTTTTAGTTTTGAAAGTGAAGATGGTAATATTGATTTAAGTCGTTTTAGTTATGTAGATACTATGGTAACTGTAGTTGACGCATTTAACTTCTTAAAAGACTTTTCAAGTTCTGATTATTTAGTTACAAGAGAGTTGACCAATATTGAAGGTGATGATAGAACTATTGTAAATCTACTTACCGATCAAATAGAATTTGCTAATGTAATCCTACTTAATAAAACAGATTTAGTTTCTAAGGAAAACCTTGAGGAATTGAAAGCAATAATTCAAAAATTAAATCCAGAAGCTAAGATAATTATGACGGATCATTCGAATGTAGATTTGAATGAAGTTATAAACACCAATCTTTTTGATTATGAGAAAGCGGAAGCTTCTGCGGGTTGGATTAAAGAGTTAGAAAACGAACATACACCAGAAACAGAAGAATATGGTATCGGCTCTTTTGTTTTTAGAAGTACTAAACCATTTCACCCAGAACGTTTTTTACAGTATCTTAACCAAAAATTTCCTCAAAACATCATTAGAAGCAAGGGATTATTCTGGTTAGCATCTCGAAAAAATCAAGCTTTAATATGGAGTTCTGCAGGTGGATCATGTAAGGCAGATAATGCTGGAGTTTGGTGGGCAAGTATGCCTTTTGCTGAACGAATTAATTATGCTGCATTCATGGAAAACCGGGAACAAATCGAAGGAAATTGGGATACAGAATTTGGTGACCGAAAAATAGAACTTGTTTTTATTGGTCAAGGAATCCAAAAAGAAGAAATGATTGATGATTTAAATGATTGCTTACTCACAGATGAGGAAGTAGAATTATGGAAAACTCAATTATTCCCGCAAGAAGATCAATGGCCAATTCAATATGCCTAA
- a CDS encoding ABC transporter ATP-binding protein, which yields MIRTENLTFQYQSTSKEFKFPDINIDQNNDLLILGKSGIGKTTFLHLLAGLLKPQNGKVIIDNTETQLLSNAKLDKFRGQNIGLVFQKKHAIQSLTVYKNLQARLFFSGSKSSDSDIDSLLDQLDILAQKHQKVNELSEGQLQRLSIAMAVIHKPKILLADEPTSSLDDETCKIVIDLLKTQAKRTEANLIVITHDQRIKSFFQNQITL from the coding sequence ATGATTCGAACCGAAAATCTAACTTTTCAATATCAAAGTACATCTAAAGAATTTAAATTCCCAGATATAAACATTGATCAAAATAATGATTTATTGATTTTAGGAAAATCTGGAATTGGTAAAACAACATTTTTACATTTATTGGCAGGATTACTTAAACCTCAAAATGGAAAAGTAATTATTGACAATACCGAAACTCAATTGTTATCAAATGCCAAATTAGATAAATTTAGAGGACAAAACATTGGGTTAGTTTTTCAAAAGAAACATGCGATACAGTCACTAACTGTATATAAAAACTTACAAGCTAGATTATTCTTCAGCGGCTCTAAATCTTCTGATTCAGATATCGATTCATTATTAGATCAGCTTGATATCTTGGCTCAAAAACATCAAAAAGTAAATGAACTAAGTGAAGGACAGTTGCAAAGATTAAGTATTGCTATGGCTGTAATTCATAAACCAAAAATTTTATTAGCTGATGAACCAACTTCAAGTTTAGATGATGAAACTTGTAAAATTGTAATTGACCTTTTAAAAACTCAGGCTAAACGAACAGAAGCAAACCTGATTGTTATTACTCATGACCAAAGAATAAAGTCATTCTTCCAAAACCAAATTACGTTATGA